The proteins below come from a single Cricetulus griseus strain 17A/GY chromosome 6, alternate assembly CriGri-PICRH-1.0, whole genome shotgun sequence genomic window:
- the Lmtk3 gene encoding LOW QUALITY PROTEIN: serine/threonine-protein kinase LMTK3 isoform X2 (The sequence of the model RefSeq protein was modified relative to this genomic sequence to represent the inferred CDS: inserted 1 base in 1 codon): MPAPGALILLAAVSASGCLASPAHPDGFALSRAPLAPPYAVVLISCSGLLAFIFLLLTCLCCKRGDVRFKEFENPEGEDCSGEYTPPAEETSSSQSLPDVYILPLAEVSLPVPAPQPAHSDISTPLGLSRQHLSYLQEIGSGWFGKVILGEVFSDYTPAQVVVKELRASAGPLEQRKFISEAQPYRSLQHPNVLQCLGVCVETLPFLLIMEFCQLGDLKRYLRAQRPPEGMSPELPPRDLRTLQRMGLEIARGLAHLHSHNYVHSDLALRNCLLTSDLTVRIGDYGLAHSNYKEDYYLTPERLWVPLRWAAPELLGELHGSFVLVDQSRESNVWSLGVTLWELFEFGAQPYRHLSDEEVLAFVVRQQHVKLARPRLKLPYADYWYDILQSCWRPPAQRPSASDLQLQLTYLLSERPPRPPPPPPPPRDGPFPWPWPPSHSAPRPGTLSSQFPLLDGFPGADPDDVLTVTESSRGLNLECLWEKARRGAGRGGGAPSWQPASAPPAPHTNPSNPFYEALSTPSVLPVISARSPSVSSEYYIRLEEHGSPPEPLFPNDWDPLDPGVPGPQASQAPSEVPQLVSETWASPLFPAPRPFQAQSSGSGGFLLSGWDPEGRGAGETLAGDPAEVLGEQGTAPWAEEEEEESSPGEDSSSLGGGPSHRGPLPCPLCSREGPCSCLPLERGDAVAGWGGHPALGCPHPPEDDSSLRAERGSLADLPLVPPPSAPSEFLDPLMGAAAPQYPGRGPPPAPPPPPPPPRAPTEPAASPXPPSALASPGSGLSSPGPKPGDSGYETETPFSPEGAFPGGGAAEEEGVPRPRAPPEPPDPGAPRPPPDPGPLPLPGAQEKSTFVVQVSTEQLLMSLREDVTKNLLGDKGSTPGETGPRKAGRSPANREKGPGPNRDLTSLGSRKIVPSWNLPVNGVTVLENGKLGAPDTKEKVAENGLESPERGEKALVNGEPMSPEAEEKVLANGVLMSPKIEEKVAENGVLKLPRNMERPPETGPRRAPGPWEKMPETGGQAPEILLDQAPAPCEAALPQNGLETVPGQLGPVPKSGNPEPGTEWRVHETGGALRAPGAGKLDLGSGGRAQGGAGMVPAGGPASGVDAKAGWVDSSRPLPPPPQPLGTKQRRPEPVPLKSRPEVAPEEEPEVPDNRLGGDTALSVDEDPPKLERKGPEMPRLFLDLGPPQGNSEQIKAKLSRLSLALPPLTLTPFPGPGPRRPPWEGADAGAAGGEAVGAGAPGPAEEDGEDEDEDEEDEEAAGSRGPGRTLEAPVPVVVSSVDADTARPLRGLLKSPRAADEPEDSELERKRKMVSFHGDVTVYLFDQETPTNELSVQGTPEGDTDPSTPPAPPTPPHPATPGDGFPNNDSGFGGSFEWAEDFPLLPPPGPPLCFSRFSVSPALETPGPPTRAPDARPAGPVEN, translated from the exons ATGCCTGCGCCCGGCGCACTCATCCTCCTGGCGGCCGTCTCCGCCTCCGGCTGCCTGGCGTCCCCAGCGCACCCGG ATGGATTCGCTCTGAGCCGAGCCCCTCTGGCTCCGCCCTATGCTGTGGTCCTCATTTCCTGCTCCGGTCTGCTGgccttcatcttcctccttcttACCTGTCTCTGTTGCAAACGGGGTGATGTTCGTTTCAAG GAGTTTGAGAATCCGGAAGGGGAGGACTGCTCTGGGGAGTACACCCCCCCTGCGGAGGAGACCTCCTCCTCACAGTCGCTGCCTGATGTCTACATTCTGCCGCTGGCAGAAGTTTCACTGCCAGTGCCTGCCCCGCAGCCTGCACACTCAG ACATCAGCACCCCCCTGGGCCTGAGCCGACAGCACCTCAGCTACCTGCAGGAGATTGGCAGCGGCTGGTTTGGGAAG GTGATTCTGGGGGAGGTTTTCTCAGACTACACGCCAGCTCAGGTGGTGGTGAAGGAGCTCCGGGCTAGTGCCGGGCCCTTGGAGCAGCGCAAGTTCATCTCAGAGGCTCAGCCCTATAG GAGCCTGCAGCACCCCAATGTCCTCCAGTGCCTGGGCGTCTGTGTTGAGACCTTGCCTTTCCTGTTGATCATGGAATTCTGCCAGCTG GGAGACCTGAAGAGATACCTCCGGGCCCAGAGGCCACCTGAGGGCATGTCCCCGGAACTGCCCCCTAGAGACCTTCGGACACTGCAGAGGATGGGCCTGGAGATTGCCCGGGGACTGGCACACCTGCACTCCCATAACTACGTGCACAG CGATCTGGCGCTGCGCAACTGCCTGCTAACTTCAGACCTGACTGTTCGCATCGGAGATTATGGGCTGGCCCATAGCAATTACAAG GAAGACTACTACCTGACACCCGAGCGCCTATGGGTACCACTGCGCTGGGCAGCACCGGAGCTGCTGGGCGAACTGCATGGCAGCTTCGTGCTGGTGGATCAAAGCCGTGAGAGCAACGTCTG GTCACTGGGGGTGACACTCTGGGAGCTATTCGAGTTCGGGGCGCAGCCCTACCGCCACCTATCCGATGAGGAGGTCCTAGCCTTCGTTGTCCGCCAGCAGCACGTCAAGTTGGCCCGGCCCAGGCTCAAACTGCCCTATGCTGACTATTG GTATGACATCCTACAGTCTTGCTGGCGGCCGCCAGCCCAACGCCCCTCAGCCTCTGATCTCCAGCTGCAGCTCACTTACCTGCTGTCTGAGCGACCCCCCAGaccccctccaccaccaccccctccccGAGATGGGCCCTTCCCCTGGCCCTGGCCCCCCTCGCATAGTGCGCCGCGCCCGGGAACCCTGtcttctcagttccctcttctagATGGCTTCCCCGGGGCTGACCCAGATGATGTACTCACGGTCACCGAGAGCAGCCGAGGCCTCAACCTTGAGTGCCTGTGGGAGAAGGCCCGGCGCGGGGCAGGCCGGGGTGGGGGTGCACCTTCCTGGCAGCCCGCCTCTGCGCCTCCTGCGCCCCACACCAACCCATCCAACCCCTTCTATGAGGCGCTGTCCACGCCCAGCGTGCTGCCGGTCATCAGCGCACGCAGTCCCTCGGTGAGCAGTGAGTACTACATCCGCCTGGAGGAACATGGTTCTCCACCAGAGCCCCTCTTCCCCAACGACTGGGACCCGCTGGACCCAGGCGTACCAGGTCCCCAGGCCTCCCAGGCTCCCTCCGAGGTCCCCCAGCTGGTGTCCGAGACCTGggcctcccccctcttccctgcGCCCCGACCCTTTCAGGCCCAGTCCTCCGGATCAGGTGGCTTCCTGCTGAGTGGCTGGGACCCCGAGGGCCGGGGCGCTGGAGAGACCTTGGCAGGAGATCCTGCCGAGGTGCTTGGGGAACAGGGTACCGCACCCTGGgcggaggaagaggaagaagagagctcCCCAGGCGAGGACAGCAGCAGCCTTGGTGGGGGACCCAGCCACCGGGGTCCTCTCCCTTGTCCCCTGTGCAGTCGCGAGGGTCCCTGTTCCTGCCTGCCATTGGAGCGGGGGGACGCCGTGGCCGGCTGGGGGGGGCACCCCGCCCTTGGTTGTCCCCACCCCCCAGAGGACGACTCTTCCCTGCGTGCCGAGCGGGGCTCCCTGGCCGACCTGCCCCTGGTCCCCCCCCCTTCAGCCCCTTCCGAGTTTCTGGACCCCCTTATGGGGGCCGCAGCGCCCCAGTACCCCGGGCGGGGGCCGCCTCCCGCTCCCCCCCCTCCGCCGCCACCTCCCCGGGCCCCCACGGAACCGGCCGCGTCCC GACCCCCGTCGGCCCTGGCCAGTCCAGGCTCCGGCCTGTCGTCTCCGGGCCCCAAGCCCGGGGACAGCGGCTACGAGACCGAGACCCCTTTTTCCCCCGAGGGAGCCTTCCCAGGTGGGGGGGCGGCCGAGGAGGAAGGGGTCCCTCGGCCACGGGCTCCCCCCGAGCCACCCGACCCAGGAGCGCCCCGGCCACCCCCAGACCCGGGTCCCCTCCCACTCCCAGGGGCCCAGGAGAAGTCAACCTTTGTAGTTCAAGTGAGCACCGAGCAGCTGCTGATGTCCCTACGGGAGGATGTGACAAAGAACCTCCTAGGGGACAAGGGGTCCACACCCGGGGAGACAGGACCCAGGAAGGCGGGGAGAAGTCCCGCGAACAGAGAGAAGGGCCCAGGCCCGAACAGGGACCTGACATCCCTGGGCAGCAGGAAGATAGTCCCCAGCTGGAACCTCCCGGTGAACGGGGTGACAGTGTTGGAGAACGGGAAGCTGGGAGCCCCGGACACGAAGGAGAAGGTGGCGGAGAATGGCCTGGAATCTCCCGAGAGAGGAGAGAAAGCCCTGGTGAATGGGGAGCCGATGTCCCCAGAAGCCGAGGAGAAGGTGCTGGCGAATGGCGTTCTGATGTCCCCAAAGATCGAGGAGAAGGTGGCAGAGAATGGGGTCCTGAAGCTGCCCAGGAACATGGAGAGGCCGCCAGAGACTGGACCTCGGAGAGCCCCAGGGCCCTGGGAGAAGATGCCCGAGACTGGGGGTCAAGCTCCCGAGATCCTGCTGGATCAAGCCCCTGCGCCCTGCGAGGCAGCCTTGCCCCAGAACGGCTTGGAGACGGTCCCTGGCCAGCTTGGCCCAGTCCCCAAGAGCGGGAATCCGGAACCCGGGACCGAGTGGAGAGTCCACGAGACTGGGGGGGCACTGAGAGCCCCCGGGGCTGGGAAGCTGGACCTCGGGAGTGGGGGCCGAGCCCAGGGGGGCGCGGGGATGGTCCCCGCCGGCGGCCCCGCAAGCGGCGTGGACGCAAAGGCCGGATGGGTAGACAGCTCGAGACCACTGCCACCTCCGCCACAGCCATTGGGGACCAAGCAGAGGAGGCCGGAGCCAGTGCCCCTGAAATCCAGGCCGGAGGTGGCCCCCGAGGAAGAGCCAGAGGTCCCAGACAACAGGCTCGGAGGAGACACGGCCCTCAGCGTAGACGAGGACCCCCCCAAGCTGGAGAGGAAGGGCCCCGAGATGCCACGTTTGTTCTTGGACTTGGGACCCCCTCAGGGGAACAGCGAGCAGATCAAAG CCAAACTCTCCCGGCTCTCGCTGGCGCTCCCTCCGCTCACGCTCACGCCGTTCCCGGGCCCGGGCCCGCGGCGGCCACCTTGGGAGGGCGCGGACGCAGGGGCGGCTGGCGGGGAGGCCGTCGGGGCGGGGGCGCCGGGGCCAGCGGAGGAGGACGGGGAGGACGAGGACGAGgacgaggaggacgaggaggcAGCGGGCTCTCGGGGCCCCGGGAGGACGCTGGAAGCCCCAGTGCCCGTTGTGGTGAGCAGCGTCGACGCGGACACGGCCCGCCCGCTGCGGGGGCTGCTCAAGTCTCCACGCGCGGCCGACGAACCCGAGGACAGCGAGCTGGAGAGGAAGCGCAAGATGGTCTCCTTCCACGGGGACGTGACCGTCTACCTCTTCGACCAG GAGACTCCAACCAACGAGTTGAGCGTCCAGGGCACCCCCGAGGGGGACACGGACCCATCAACACCCCCAGCGCCCCCGACGCCTCCCCACCCCGCCACCCCAGGAGATGGGTTTCCCAACAACGACAGCGGCTTTG GCGGCAGTTTCGAGTGGGCGGAGgatttccccctcctccccccgcCCGGGCCCCCCCTGTGCTTCTCCCGCTTCTCCGTCTCACCTGCGCTGGAGACCCCGGGGCCTCCCACCCGGGCTCCCGACGCCCGGCCCGCAG GCCCCgtggagaactga